In Sesamum indicum cultivar Zhongzhi No. 13 linkage group LG8, S_indicum_v1.0, whole genome shotgun sequence, the sequence CGGCACTCGGCAGAAAGAGGAGTCTAGTCTTGCAATGACGTTTAGAAGAAAAGGTTCAGACTTTGTGTCTGAATGCTTTTGCGTGTATCCTTCATCTTCTCCAATTGGTCCCCGCCGATTTTGATTGATGGAGTGTTCTGATTTTTTGTGCTATTTCCTTTTCCAGCGGCATTGATGGGATGCTACACTTGGTGCCCAGTATATccagcattttttttttctttttttgaattataaataaaaaatatttatattattatacctatatttttcaaacaattaaataataagtcgaATTGACAAACATCAACTTGacaatacatatgtatttagttatataaatataacaaaaaataataaaataaattataataaatttatgtaaagtgagacaaatacCTTAACATGTTACATATTGTGAGCAGTGTGTATTGAgcaattcttttaattttttggaattcaAAAAACCAATAATTACATTACActaatatttcaagaaattgagTAATTTGTTTCGATTTGACAATACAACAGATTCAATGAATACGacaatataataaagaataatgaactaaattataataaactcatttaaagtgaaacaaatacACACACGAATAGACCGAACTGATTTATGGAATCTCAAGCTTAACTAATAGACTAAGATGTCATGAACAATATAATGAAcagttgatatatatttaattttctaaaaataaaaggtgCATAACAATAGTTCAATATTTGGTATACAAAGCATTGTGTGTAGTATGAACTCCTGAAGAAGTCTTAGGCTTCTTACACATTGTCTTGCAATAAAGGAACCTCATGGCTTGTTGATTCTACGTTAGAGGCTTCAGCAGACATGTTCGTCTTGCTTTCCTTTGCCTTCCCCCCTTTCCCTTCCCCCAAATAACAGCATAGAACCCACAAACCAGTATAAGTGCACCAGCCACACTGCAAGAAAATTGAGTTGAATTGTCCATGTGAAGTGTTAGGATTCTTGCACGAATACCATTAGAACGGACACAAGATTTACATGGTTTGTTCGAAGCGGCCCAGGACATGTAGGATGTATCATAGTATAAATGTCAAGACTGCAAGAAACTATAAACGTGGAGCGAAACAAGATTTAGGCAATACCTTCCAAAATAGAGCACTTCATGAAAAAAGACGACGCCAATGACAACAGAAATAACAATCGTCAAAGGATTGAATAGAGAAACGAAAAGTGGGCCGGTCCTTGAGAGGCACCATGACATCATGTAGAGTCGAAATGTTATGTTGATGATTCCCTGCATTGAAATGTGTTGGATTTGAGTTAGAGAGAAAGTCGCTGTCATGGAGTTAAACAAGACTACAAAGAATTCATCTGGTTGAGAACCGACAGCATCAATTCAATATCCTCAATGTCATATACAATTTTGAGGGGCAGCGAAGAGGTAAAACACAATTACGAGCAATAAATGTCAGAAGGATATTATTTCcaatcatttcaataaattcagtagCATGCAGAGTAtagttacaattttttcaagaGAATTTATCTTTGGGTACTTTCCATAATCCTATAGAAACAAAGTTGTTGATGTCTTAGTTGAGAACACTCAACACATTGGTAAAATCTTCAATCTACACTAAGTTTATGAGTTTTTTGATGCCGATACACCCTATTTGTGGGGTTAATTAGAATTACCTCCTTTAGAAGTTTGTCTGATTATAATTATGCCTCTCTCAATTTGAAATTACCAAGAATATCCTTCCAGCTTATACCATATACGTACCTTCAGATTCCATTTAGATACGTAGTGATGTTCAGAAATCTGAGAAGACATAAATGTTCAAGTTTTTGTATCTAAGATCAAAAAGGAGGTAACTCTATGGTTCTTTTAGGGTGGAGACTTAGAGACGAGGTTTTCCTGATTTCAAAAAGCGGAGAAGTAtggttgaaaataaaattcacttTCAGGGGTGTCGTTGTATTGCTGTAATTCACGATGATATTACGATGCTCATACTTGATTCGTCACTACTAGAAAACTCCGAAATCTTTCACTTACCGCATAAACTACAGCAACCAAACCCATGTCTGCTTGAAGTTTCCAAGCTGTTACATCTTTTTCTGAAATCAGGGCAACCAGTGTAGATTGTGCAGTCACAAACAGGCAATAAACAGCCACTATGATCATCTCCGCTGGGTATATCTTAAGAATCCAAGTCTGGTCAAGGAAggaataatatgattttcattttcaaatcatgCACAACTTGCTCTATTTTGTTAAACAATTCAAAGAGTCGAACCTGAACTATAGACCATGCTGCAGTTGAGAAAGCAGCAATAGCGAGCAGCATTCCTCCAAGGACCCAATTTTGCTGTGATGGCGTAAAGAGCGCGGAAGAACCTAAAGTTAGTGTCTTATTCATGATTGCTGGTCCCTTGTAGAGAGTCACAATAGATGCCCCAGCAATGGAGACCAGAGTTCCCAATGATTTTGATAGGTCGCTCGTTCTTCTCAAATTTAACCCTTCCATCCTACACATAAATCCAGTTTGGATCACCACAGGCTCGTAAAGGGAAAATAATGGGGCTTAATGCAATGTACCCAcatgtgatattgcaaatgaacaaTCATTCCCCTAcgataaaaaattagcaatttacccccatgtgctttttaaaataaagcaatctgctatatttttttccgggataatttgctcatttgcaatatcacagggTTTGCTTGCATTTTCCCCAAAAATAATGTATAGCATGACGATACACAGCTTTATCATATCTGCATACCTTCACAATGATGCATTTGAATTATGCTAACAAGAATAACCAGAAAAGCATTTGGTGCCACAATTCTTGACATACCTATCCATATTTTTAACTTCCTACTTTGGCTTTCGTTCTTGTTTTAGCTACTTCTCCTTTCAACATCTTGTGAAATAAGTACGACTGATTCTCTTTGATGCCTTCCCCACATCTTTCTCATTACCATATTTCTAACCACTCGTAGCCATGTTAGGTTCCCGTCAT encodes:
- the LOC105168649 gene encoding WAT1-related protein At3g28050 isoform X2: MAPASSFCLSIPMLWPLLFFFLVASSSTGQSALHSPSQYSAGSSCLLALDIGSYAGINNSSPTLGTELLNLVPGFTYILAIIFRMEGLNLRRTSDLSKSLGTLVSIAGASIVTLYKGPAIMNKTLTLGSSALFTPSQQNWVLGGMLLAIAAFSTAAWSIVQTWILKIYPAEMIIVAVYCLFVTAQSTLVALISEKDVTAWKLQADMGLVAVVYAGIINITFRLYMMSWCLSRTGPLFVSLFNPLTIVISVVIGVVFFHEVLYFGSVAGALILVCGFYAVIWGKGKGGRQRKARRTCLLKPLT
- the LOC105168649 gene encoding WAT1-related protein At3g28050 isoform X1, which translates into the protein MGWFSWMESSLPFMGMVLAVTALATNMIISKMAMNNGTSFFILSVYSNALATLILFPCGFLFHRSKRPPLTFPILCRIFLLACFGCLADIGSYAGINNSSPTLGTELLNLVPGFTYILAIIFRMEGLNLRRTSDLSKSLGTLVSIAGASIVTLYKGPAIMNKTLTLGSSALFTPSQQNWVLGGMLLAIAAFSTAAWSIVQTWILKIYPAEMIIVAVYCLFVTAQSTLVALISEKDVTAWKLQADMGLVAVVYAGIINITFRLYMMSWCLSRTGPLFVSLFNPLTIVISVVIGVVFFHEVLYFGSVAGALILVCGFYAVIWGKGKGGRQRKARRTCLLKPLT